The Arachis duranensis cultivar V14167 chromosome 9, aradu.V14167.gnm2.J7QH, whole genome shotgun sequence genomic sequence ATCTCGACGCTTGTAAATAGGATAACCATCTTCATCAAAACTCGTATAATTAACAAACTGCTTCGGATAAAACTTGGAGCATCTTCCATCTTTCATGCATGGAGAAGTTGGTCTTACCCTACCACAAGGGCCATGAATCATGTATTTACTAACCACACTATACAAATGTGAAAACTTCATAGGATTAGGAAGTTCCGCACAAATCAACTCATCAACAATTTCAATATTCTGCAATCTATTCCTTCCATCAAGCCAAAGTAGAATATGTGCATGTGGCAAACCTCTTTTTTGAAACTCAATTGTATACATAcctaaatagtaaaaaaatgtcGGTAAATATAGAAATTTAGCATAAATTCAATATAGAATTGTCTATATTCGATATACCTGCATTAAGAGGACCAAAAAAAACATCATTCTTAAGATCATTAAGAAGACACTTCATCTTAGCATGAAAGACTCGGCAAGCAATGTCTGGCCGATCAGCAATTGGAACTTGATCACGATTAatatatctttgaaactcaggCCAGTTAGGATTGCAAGTAAGGGTAAGAAATAGATCTGGATACCCAAAATGCTTACAAATAGCCATAGCATCTTGGCAATTATTAAACATGTAACGTTTACCACCAGTGAAAGAAGAAGGCAAAATCACTCGAGTACCAATTGATGATGCTTCAGTATCACCGCGTCGCATAGCTTCTTCAATACCTTGTAAGACTTCTCCTCTAATTGTGCTATGTTTTTTCCTGATTTCATAAAGCCTCTGTGACTCAATCATAGAGAATGAATCAACAACAAACTGTTGGAACAATCTTCTAGACTTATGAATAATGCTATCCTCATCCTCTCTCATTTGCAAACGAAAATAGATAAATTCTCGCATGGATACTCTAGTTCTTCTCCCTGCAACATTTATATCTTGAATATCTCGATAAGGAATACCCAATTGATAACCATCTTCCCCGTAAGGAAAAAGCAAGGGATATTGCAATGGCCAGTATAAAGCATGTGTCTCATATATTCTTTGAAGTTGGCCAGTTGCAGATTTAACAATGACATCACGACCAGTATCAGAAGAATCAAAATCACCAACAACCAAAGCAGCAACTTCATCGCACGAAGGATAATTATAAACTCTTCGATCACGTTCTCTTTGACTAAACAATTTCAAAGAAAACATCTGAGACGGGTGATTCTCATGGAATTCCCTCACTCTTCTAAATGATTGTGCTATGGGATTGTGTTGATCAATCATTTGGGTCAAATCAATTATCAGCTGTCTATCTATATTTGAACTTTGCctataattaagaaaaataataacacaatattactaagtaattttacttaaaatgaaaaaaatgcattttttataattagaatGAATCTTAACAACAATATTTAAACAATAGGATACGAACATTTTGATTATAATAATCAAAGTTACATCCATATTAGTATCTTACTAActaaaaatgaaattgaaaataaaagaaacaaattaaaattacaaacaatcataacaaaatttttgtaagaGTTGACCTTATCCAAATATTCCTTCTCTATGCGTTAACTCATGTTTTGTGTCATATATGTATAATTGGGCAAATTTCGGAACTTGAC encodes the following:
- the LOC110275606 gene encoding uncharacterized protein LOC110275606 is translated as MDVTLIIIIKMQSSNIDRQLIIDLTQMIDQHNPIAQSFRRVREFHENHPSQMFSLKLFSQRERDRRVYNYPSCDEVAALVVGDFDSSDTGRDVIVKSATGQLQRIYETHALYWPLQYPLLFPYGEDGYQLGIPYRDIQDINVAGRRTRVSMREFIYFRLQMREDEDSIIHKSRRLFQQFVVDSFSMIESQRLYEIRKKHSTIRGEVLQGIEEAMRRGDTEASSIGTRVILPSSFTGGKRYMFNNCQDAMAICKHFGYPDLFLTLTCNPNWPEFQRYINRDQVPIADRPDIACRVFHAKMKCLLNDLKNDVFFGPLNAGMYTIEFQKRGLPHAHILLWLDGRNRLQNIEIVDELICAELPNPMKFSHLYSVVSKYMIHGPCGRVRPTSPCMKDGRCSKFYPKQFVNYTSFDEDGYPIYKRRDIGVTVKSHGVDLDNRFVVPYNPLLLMKYQAHINLEFCNKSNVIKYLFKYINKGPDRVTATISHSTETTHSFEVVDEIKQYYDCRYLSPCESMWRIFAYEIHHRWPPVQRLRFHLPNQQHVVFDDHDTIGSVLIRNRDLMTMFTAWMMANRTYVEGRTLTYVEFPSKFVYDLQSRQ